The genomic stretch AAACTTTGATATGATAATTCTTGATCACCACACAAGCTTCAGATTAGTTCCAAGTGTAATAATCATTGGAAGATCAAACTGATGATCCTAAAATCTTTAAGAGGAACAAAGATGAGGGTACTCCAAGACTTCCTATTAGATGCAACAGCATTCAACATTATCACATATtctcacacacacacaaatACTAAGCCTTAACTCAAAGAACAACCACATCAAGTGACTTGGAGAGAAAATGTAAACACGGAACAATCGCAAACAAGTGAATATTATTATAGcaaacataataataaatagCTCTTCTAATGCGTCTCCGAAAATAtcccaaataaaaaaaagctaCATAATCTGATCCACTTGATTCTAATAAATCAAGAAGAGGAAGGCCTGGTTGAATCGATGAAGAATCAAACAGGGCTGAGAAGCTGAGAGAGTTGGGGTTTTGGTTCGGAGTTCATACCGATGATGATGACGAGAGGGATGAATCCGTAGTGGGTGATAACCTTGGCCTTCCTCATCGCCCATGTCGACCACTCCTTCACGCTCTCGCTTAAGAAACGATCCTCTGATCCCTTCGATCCCTTCGAGCTCTTTCCCTTTGCCTTCAGAGACACA from Arachis stenosperma cultivar V10309 chromosome 9, arast.V10309.gnm1.PFL2, whole genome shotgun sequence encodes the following:
- the LOC130947738 gene encoding mitochondrial import receptor subunit TOM7-1-like; translated protein: MASRGVSLKAKGKSSKGSKGSEDRFLSESVKEWSTWAMRKAKVITHYGFIPLVIIIGMNSEPKPQLSQLLSPV